The sequence CCGGGCGTGCAGCGTTCCGGTTCGAGTGCGCCTCCTCCTCTGCCTGCCAATCCGTCAAGCAATTGTTCAATTGCGAACTCTCAAAATGAATCGATCAAGCGGAGCATGTCTCGCTATCGACATGCGAAGCCTACCAGGATCGTTACTTCAATCCCTCCGCCGCCTCCACCGGGCCCGCTATTGCAAAATCGACAATTTGCGGACATAGAGAACTGGATCGATAATACCAGGATGAGCCAGGAGGCCTCGCAGTCTCAAGCGCATTCTCCAGACCAAGGACATGGATTCACGGCTACATCTTTCTACGATGCGCCGAGGCAGGCTCTCTCACAGCCATCGAGCCCAAAGATTGGAAATTTCTCGCGAATTTTAGGGAGGAGATCCCTGGATCGACGTCGCGAGAATGAGGAATCGTCTCCCCCAATGTCTGCAGGAGCGACCCGTCCGTCATATTCAAGAGACATGTACTCCAGCGGGGGTGAAGATGAGGCGGATTCCAAGCGGACTCGTGGAAGGCCTGAAAATATTCATGTCCCGACATCTCCTTTGCAACATGAACAAAGACAGGACAGCGAAATACCACCAGTAGACCTTCAGAGAAATACTCGCGAAGAGCTCCTTGCAAATGAAAGAGCAGCAGCGGTGCATAACAGACCGAGTTCAGGCAAGAAGCTTGTGAAGGAAAAAGGCGGCCTTTTGTCCCGCATCAAAGGCATTGACACGAATGGATCTTCAAAGGCCCAACGGGAGGCCAGGGAGGATTTGAAGAACTTAATATCATCGCCCAAATTGATTGATCCGAAGGATCTCCAGAGCGGATTCCCCGATGACACGCCGGTTTCTGCGGTCAATGCGGGAGAACGTAAAGTGTTGATCGTCTGCAATGACTCCTTCATAAATCTCCCAATTACCCCGACTACCAAAGTTCAGGACCTTTTGTACTCCGCCGCAAATTGTCTGAGCGAACAGATCGACCCAAAAGCTGCGATTCTGATGGAGACTTTCAAGCAGCTCGGTATAGAACGACCATTGAGAAGATACGAACATGTCCGGGAAGTTCTGAACTCCTGGGATGATGACACGCAGAATCACCTAGAAGTCGTTACGGCTCCAAGCGAAGACGTGAGCGAAGGCCTCGACGTTCGAACTGCACCTCGAAAGCCACCAAAAGATGCGACATTCCACATTTACCACTCCCAACGCCAGGGAAAATGGGACAAGCGGTATATCACCATCCGGTCTGATGGACAAATTCTCATGGCGAAGAAACCGGGCGGAGAGTCAATGAATATATGCCACATGTCCGATTTCGATATTTACTGCCCTCAAAAGCGGGATTATCGGCGGATAAAGCCGCCCAAGAAGCTGTGCTTCGTAATCAAAAGTCAGCAAAAGGCAAGCATGTTCCTTACGAGCGACAATTTCGCTCACTACTTTTCTATGAGTGGCTCGGACACCGGTTGTCAGTGGTATAATGCTGTGCAACAATGGCGCAGTTGGTATCTTGTGAGTGTCATGGGCGAAGGTAGCTCGAACGGCAAACCTGAAACCCATTCGAATGCAAACAGAGCATCCCAACCTAATACGAACCGGTACTCTATGGAATCTACTCCATATCAGCTTGGTTCGTTCAAGCCGTTAGTAGACCTGGATGCACTCGCGAATGAAATTGCTGCCAGACCAGTCACTCCTTCAGATGAAAGCCCGCCAACATCAAAGAAACGGTCAAGCTGGATGGCTACTTCCATGAACAATCATTCCAGTACGCCCTTAGCTTCAGCTCCACCTTCACCAAAGAACACAAGCCGTGCTAGTGCCCAGAAGCGTGGACGTAGCCAAACAACAGCAACTCAGCGAGACCAGTCTACAGTTGGTGAGCCTTTTGCGTCAACAGGCCTTTTGGGCCGCACTTACACCCAGCGTCAGAATGCAATGCGGGAACGTGAGAAGGAGCAGGCTGAACAGAATGGTCCCTTCACCGCACATGGTTTGCTAAATAACCTAGAAACATCCATACGCCCTTCGGACCGTCCCGGACAAACCTCGGGCAAGCCTCCAAGCGGGGAAAACACCATCAGTTCTCCCCCCGGCCGCCACCGTGCAAAGTCCATTCAACAGCCTCAAAGGCCTCTTGTCGATCTAACACCAACGTATCAAGAGCCACCTCATCACGCCCGCAAGGGTCGAGGCGTGGCTGCCCAGCCTGGAACGCTCCTCGTCGATAATGCAACTGGACCGGAGCTCTGCCCGGGTGCAATCGTCGTTCCCAGCGCCACCACCTGGCGCAAACCACAGCGGAGTGGAACAATGACCTCGCAGGTCCCTGCACCAGAACAGTTCGCGCCCTCTTCACGTGGGCGGCAACGCTCAAACACGACACGTGCTACCGCACACCATCTAGGTGCAGCCGCGTTGGGGACTTCGCCGCCACCTCCGGAATCGCCATTTATATCGACGGGTTTGCTCGCGCGGAACAAGTTGAGCCATGGTCAAGGTTCTGCCCAAACAGGGCGTGGTGTCGCAACGGGAAGCAGGCAGACCAACGGTCGACCCCTCCTTGATGTTTCTGAGCCAAATCGATTTACAGAGGGGAGTTTACTGCGAAATGTTGAGCATCTCGGCGCTGGAGTGGATGGATACGGACGCGCACCGGTGACTGATAGAGAGAAGCGAGAGGAGCGGACTGTGCATACTGGGGAAGGATACTGAATACATGGCCTTTCTGggtttccttttccttttctttcttttttttttttcttttatggGACCAGGTTTTATGATGATGAGGGACACAACGTGCGGTGGGAATGGAGAGGATCAATGATACCCCCTAGATGATAACGGCCGATGATGGCCTGGGACTTTGGGACGTTTTTACGAACACATATGGTCAAATTTACCCTTTCGGGATAACTTACATATCAAACGCTGAATGAATTGATGGGTTTTTTGCCTTTTGACACACACAGTACTCCATACGGCTACAAGTTTTCAAAAGATACAGTAAGGTTCGAAACCGCCTTCCAGGTCTCGCAAGCCAGAATTTGTTTCCAAACCCTAATGCCAAGCCTCTAACGTCTTAAACTAAACCGCATTTGGATTCATCTGCGAATCTTGTGTAATATACTTTGTAATGATTAAGTATCAATATTACACGACATCTCGAAACTTGTACTGGAAATGGTGCTGGAAGCTTCTTTGCAAACCTGCCAAGTGGGCAGAATGTGTTTGGTCTGTCAACCACCCATTTCCATGGTTTTCGTTGCATCCCCTGAATCCCAAACTCTCCTACTCTCCCGGCCTCTACTTTCCCCAGACGAAGTTTTGGAAGGCAAAGCTTTATTGGTATGAATACTCCTAAGTTTGAACTACAAGATGCCTTTGGTGTGAACATGAGACTGTTACAGGCTAACTCCACAGGCGTATTGCGAGGTCTCCCAAAAGAGATTTAGGTTTTTGAAAAATGTCCAATAGCCAATTTAGCTATGACAATGCCTCTCAGTCCCAAGTGATGGGTACATGGGAGGAAGGTTTACAATTTGCCCCAACACCAGGCTACTTTATGCTTGATTCCCTCAGTCCTACTCCAGATCATGCCCTCCAAACGCATGATCACCTTGAATTTCTCCCATTGGCCAAATGGATGAAGGGCAAAGACTATAAAGAGCAGCCACCAAATTATATTTGCTACACAATTGCATGGAGGATCATAATCAATCATAGAGTTGAGGCTAGGGAGACCAAGCAAGACTTGATTGTAGCTCCCAGTGAGTACTGAAAAAAGCATCTAAAACCAAAAATTGAGGGATTGGTGCACAAGAAAAAACATGATTGATGGGTCTGATCAGAGAACACAGCAATTGTGGTATCAGTAAAGGATTGTTCTCAGAGCAATCTTGAGAAACTCTATAAATCTACTAACATTGACTGGATACCAGTGGAGAGGCAGCTCTGCAAGTGGAGCAATCTGATCCACATGGGTAAAAAGCCCACAGtttctatttcttttaaATATATGCATGACAACAATTGCCCTACACATGTGTCCAAAAAAGTAGACAAACAAAATACTTCTTCAGCAACCAGAAGAATGCTTGCCAAACAAGATGCACAGATTGATGCTGAAGAGGAGAGCTCTGGACAACCTTCAATCTGGAGGCATGTGTACAATCTCACACAATGTTCTGTACCCTCATGCCACTATGGACAGTGATGCTGGCAGGATCCTAAGCAGAGGAAGCACTACAAACTTAGAACAACTCATCTGACAAGCCTTATTAAACATGTGGATAATGGCGGGAAACTAGAAAATCACCAAGATGTCCCTGACAATATCCAAGAAGCATTATACATGGAGGCTCAAAGAAGATTTGAAAAGGGATCAGGAAAAGCTCATAACATCACAGCAGGGGCTCCATATCCTCCAATTAACATCAATGTTCTACCAGGGCATAGCACTCATGGCTCTGTCGCAGCCATTTCATCACCCAAGTTTGAACATTCCAATGAACAACTCAAATTATCTGGGCCCCAAGATGAAGCTGTGAAGGAATACTGCAAATGGCAGGAACAACAAGTGACTGATAAGACACATAAAGCTGATTGGAGAAAGGCATGTGATATAACTCTCTCACATGGTCTTGACCTTGAACTGGTGTATGAAGATCAGGAACATGTCAAGTTTCTTCTTGAACAAGAAGTAATGAAGGGAACTGCATGATATTTCATTCAAGATATCCACAAATGGGCCACCATTGCGAAGAGAATATTGTCCCACCAGGGACGCGTTGAGGAGAATTTTGATGAAATGGCCGATTAAGTTGTGGTGCAGTATCCTTCAAGACCAACTTTATGAAGTGGTAGGCTAATTGGAAATTAGTTTTGCTTTGAACCTTGCTGGTCATATGAATGAAGGTGTAACTTAGGTGTTAATAATGGCTGAGCAGAGAATTATACCTGGCCTGTGTATCCAAAGAAATATATGCACTTTGAAAGAATAAGGGCCAAGATCTCCTTGCCTTTGCTACATTAAAGGTCGAGGATTGCAGCATTCAATAAGCGAGTAAGCTGGCCTGCAGGGAGGATTCGAGTGTTTACTGAAGGTGGTCTCAGCTATTTTTTTACCGTACCCTCAACGAGTTGTTTTATAGTAAGCCACCAACATATCAATTTTCACACTCTGTCTTCAGTAAACACATCTTTTATCTGACAGCAAATCAGAGCTCAAACTGGAACAGTACTGCATAAAATCAGCCCATATAATGGCTCAGAGCCAGTGCCACATCACATCTCCCATCCACCGGGCCCATCATGTGCAGCCATCATTCCGAGGCACCAGAGTGCAAAAATTACCGTCAACTGAGGCTGTGTTGGTGTGCCACCAGCCGTGAAGGGGATTGCTGGAGCAAGCTCGAGGTTGCCATTGTCGCAGGCGTCGGAACACGACTAATTCAACATCCGTAAGAAGGAAACCATATCGAGCCTTGTGCTGCTTCATGTACCAGTTGACCTGGCTGAGTGCTTGGCGATACTCCTTGCGAACTCCTGGGATTAAATTGGTGGCCATCGGCGTATTCCATTTCCAGGATGGCTTAATATCCCCTGGAGCGCGGTTGGGACCAGTGCCCGCTGGCAGTGCCACTTCAAAATAAGCGGTGTCCGGCTTGAAGCCGTCAATGATTTCCGCGCTCTCTCCAACATCAAACGAGACAGGAGTTAGACCGTTCAGCTGGTTGGCCAGGCCCAAATGGTCAAAAGCAGCTCGAAGGGCTCGTCGCACTCTGGGAAGACGTATTCAGAAACTTTACTTCTGAGGGCATTCTCTGCCGTGATGGGACGTGGTGGGGATGCTGGCATAGGGTCTGGCATAAGGTGCACTTGAGCTAAGAGATTCTGGAATGCTGGAAGAAGGATATTCAAGTTGAAACCATTCCAGACTGCTGTGGTTTGGATATCGTTTGCGTTGTATGCACCATTGGTGGTGTTGGGCCCTGGAACCGGGGGCGCATTTGTTGGAATTGCGGGCAAGGCATTTTGCAAATAGGTCAAAAGCGATATCTGATTCGCCATTTTGAAAtacatatttatatatatatgtgagGAAGAAGTGTTTTAGTCTTTGCTGGGTAACAGATCAACTTGGGCATCCCACGCGAATTTTATATCCGAAAATCTGAAAGACTACACAAACCCCTCTTCTTCCAGGTTTGCTGGCACAAAATAGAAGGCTGCCACCACTTGTTGTTTCTCTCCTTCCGCTTCTAGCAAGCAAGCGCCAGCTCCAGAGAGGCGCATGCAGCTGGGCTAATCCGGTCATAACTTTACCTCTGCATTGCTGCCTGACTACTGGGATTTGCGGCTCGTCCCACAAGGGATCCTGCGCTTGCCGGCTTGGCTGCGCCATTTTCCGGGCGTAGCTTACTTAAACAAAGCAAACATGTCAAACAAGAATTTCCAAAACAAACAACCAATCGCTTGTCCTTCGTCCTGCTCTGGCAGCCGTGCATGGTCACACTTCCActgaaaagaaagaggaaaGGGAAGAGACAAAAAATGGAGCTGGACAATGTCAGACCAGCTGAAGTTGTCTTCAAGAAAAAGCTTTTTGCCTCTGAGTTCTCTGAGGTATTCCTCACTGTTGTTCGCGGACAGCAATGTGTCATGAAAGTGGTGAGGGCCCTGTCTGAGCCATAGGCCAGGCCATTGATTGATTACTGTATGCTCTAGCTGGTATACAACTAATTACAAAGTGATAGCATCACGGACGAGGTCCACGACGATACTATGAGCCAGATCGCGAACTCGACATCCACATCCTTGAGTCGACTGCCTACCGTCGTTTGAAAGAGCGAGGAATATGTGAGCAACGGATCGTCCCTCAATTCTTTGGCACCATGGACAAGTTTGATCCAAAGCCATGCCAGCCTTACCTACGCACGTTTGTCAACGATGAATACCCACCCAGTGCCATCTTCCTGGAATACATCCCAAACCTTGAGATGCTCGGTTAACAACTACACACAAGCTCGGATGAACAAATTTCTTGAGGGCATCCGTGAGATACACAAAGCGCTTGTAGAGCATGGAGACCCAAAACCCAGGAACATGCTCATCGTCAAGGACGACCCTGAGCGGGTTGTTTGGATTGATTTTAATCGAGCAAATACCTATGACGAGCACCGCATCACAGACAGAGAGCGAGCTTTTTtggacgaggaagaagaaacagtTGAAGGCCTTAAAATGTGTTTGGTATGTCCTCCTAAAATATGAATCCCTTACTGTTCGCTCACAATCTCACTGTCCGCGTCTTAGGAAGCCGACCTTCCAAAAGGGAGACTCAAACAAGCGTACATATTCTACTGTACATGATGTATCCCATCTTTCCTCCTCACCCATGTGTCATCCTATCTATCCAGCGCGAAACAGGCAACCAGAGCCAGAGCAATGCCTCCGACAACTTGGACGACGATTATGTTGCGAGCAGAAGTGAGACCATCAAAGCGGCGCAAGCTTTGCTCGCAGTTGGCTGTTACTACGCAATCTTCAGCTCCCAGGGGTTGTGCTGGTGTCTGCTGTGATGCAGAAGCTCCCTGAGTTTTGCGGAGATTCTTCGCAGGTGGTACTGTTGTAGGCTGGAAAAACTTTCGGTTGTAGCTCATTCTAAGCCACGGGATGATGAGAGTTGGTCTTGCTTGCCTTGTTTGTTTTGATAGACAGTCCGAGCCAGACCTGTCCCAAATCCAATTTGGCGTCGGTACCCGCTAGTTATCCCATATGGCACGTGCCCCTGACCTACCTAGATGTAACCAATCCGCTCTATCGTGAACAAGGCTGGCTGTGTTAGAACCACCAATCTCTGCCTGCCACGGCGGACGCAGGAAAGTTCATggagagagaaggggggCAGCATCGAGAATTTGACTCCAATATAAAACTATGGTCTAATCACCAGTTCGGTGCGACTTTCCTATAGGAAAATTAACGTGCACTTTCGCTGTGCTGTTTCCCTATTCTTGGTTTATTGCAGGGCCCCATGAGTAGGTCTTACCAAGAGAACCTCTTAAAGTACCGTCACCTATTACCCTTCGAATAGCCTACACTGATTATCAGCTCTTGACGGCCGCCCGGTAATTTTGGTATCCTTCACCATGCTGATGTGATTGTGCTAACTATAAATTATTACTAGGAAAAATGTTCACACCAGATGCGAGCCTCACCGAAATGGAAGCCGCTATCAGATTTCAGCGCCTTGTACAAATCGGAAGTGCAGCAGATTATGCCGCAGAATTTGAGTGGCTCAGAAGCAAGATTTCACGGGAGACATACCATGCGTCTCTTTTCTTCGTGGGGCTTAAAGACGAAATTCAGAATAGGATTTCTCAGTGTGGGGAGATGCCTAGTACTCTGGAGGGTATGATCAGGAGAGCAAAGCAGACTGAAGATCAACTTCATGAGGAACGGAGACTGGGTGAGCTATGTTTTAATTGTGGAAAGCCAGGTCATATCGCCAGAAATTGCAGGAAAAAGTGGTAGGATGTACGATGGACGAAAACTTCAAATGAATTATTCTTTCCTGCAGCACGTTAAAAGTAAATGTGAAGGCTCTTCCAACTCATACATGTATCTCCTCATTATGTTCTTCAATTGTTAGACCAGCATGTCAAAAGTGACCTTCGGcactctcttttctctcacCAACCACATCAACACACCTTTGAAGGAAGGTATCAAAACCTTgatcagaaaacatcttATATAAATGCCAGTTTTGCTTAATGTAACTCTTCAGCTCTGTAAAGAACTTCTTGATGGGATTCAAGTCTGATAAATATAATGGTAGGTACAACACTTTCACTTCTGCTTCAGAGCACATCTCTATAATCTTGTCAGAGTAATAAAAAGATGTGTTATTTATAACAAGTACAGACTTTAGATCTGGCCATCTTCTACAATGCTGGAGAAGCTGCTTAATgaagtcttcaaaaacagCAGTATTGATTGAGTCTGTAAAGACATGAGAAAGAATGATATCATCTTAAGTATAGACAGGCAAGATCTGATAATGTTGATTCTGATGAAGTCTTGTTACTTAAACTGGTGTCACTCCAACTAAAAATCAATCTGTTCTTCTAAATCCTATCTGTTTGTCACACCCAGACTTATCAACATAAACCAGATGATATAAATGGAAATTAGATAGTTTGTGGAGATAGAAATCTTGtaaatctggattctgctcttttgctctttattagcatttcttttttgtccAGTCTTCAGAGGAAAGAGTTCTTTTAATACTGGAAAGTGATATTGAAATGTTGAATTCATCATACAAAAAAACCACCatctcttcaagatatagGCCAGGCTTTTTGGTGAGATAATCACAAAGAGCTTCAAGCATAGATGGAGTCATGCTTTGTGGATGATCTTCACAATTCAGCAGTGGTCTTTCACTGCCAAACAACCATAAATTTGTGTAAATATTTATGACTGAACACTCACTGCATTCAGCAGCATCAGCAATCTGAGCAGTAGTAAATTTTTTGCTGTGTATCATACAACTGATTAATTTCTGCTTCCAATCTTCAAGATTTCGCGCCATTTAGTGCAGATAGTGGTTACCCATGCCAAGCACATTTCTGTGTAAATTATGGATGTTGCCTTTGGTTCAATGATGGAGGTGGGGGAACGAGGTAGCACATATTTTTGATACAATACTGAACCATGGCATTTTGTCTACATTCGGTTCAGGCTTGTTACGTTCAAGTTTCCAAATACATCTAGAATAGACGCTAACTATATAGGGCTAGTTCATTCATTAGCACCTTGGCGTTAGGGTTTGGAAACTGAGTCTGGCTTGTGGGAAATGGAAGGCGGTTTCGAACCTTACTGTACATACTCTGCAGCACCTCAGTAGATGTGACAAATTATAGGTGGTATGCCAAATTCTCCCCTTACGACAGCCTCTCTCCCGCCCGTCCAAACACACAAAGCCCCAAGACCAATTCCGTATTCCCTTCTCTGCAAGGCCTCGCAAGGAGACCAAACCAgtgaaaagaagataatatgcCAACAGTTTCAACCACAAGAAGCGACTCAGGTTCGTTGCGAAGTCCCCCAAGTCAAGCCACTTAAGGTCTTGAAGCCCCTATATCCGGAGACATAAACCACTATGGTCAGTTCATCCAGGAGGGATTTAAAGACAAATTTTTTCAAAAATTCCCAGCCGATCCGAAGACCAACTGGAGCGGTCTAAGTTTGTAGTTTTCAACTAGCAAAAACGTTGCCTCAGGCGAACCTTCACTGGAAACGTAAGACCCGTGCACTCGGatggagaagaaaagaagaaaaaagaggaggaaaaCTTCGCGGGGGCGGTGGAGGGGAGGCGGCCTATTTATACCTCCGACAGGATGGCGCTAGTGTTAAGCGAGACCTATTTTGGCGGAGCCTGATTGGCTGGATCTCGAACAAGGGAAGTGGAGTGGACCACGGTCGTCGCTGCTGCTTTTGGGCCGACAAATACTGTTTGCATTGTTTGGTTTAAGATTATGTAATCAGGAATTTTCCCTGGTTAACTTAGCCGGATCGAGAAAGTCACAAAACAAATCCAAGCACCGGCGCTTTCCATTTATTCCATAGTATAAAACAGCTCAGTTTCACAAAGAGAAGGAACAAAATTCCAATTAGCTATGCAGATGCGCAAGAATAAAGGCACATTAGTCATTACGTCGTCATTCCAGCCGTCGACACAGAAAAGGAataagaaaaggaaaaaggaagctaaaaaaaatcaaaaagataGCCGCGTGAACACTCGAGCATCTACCGCCATAGATCCCTCCGCGCGCCCTTTTGCGACCATCCACTGCTACTCTTCGGCCGCTGGTCTGACGGTACAGCGAGAAACCCGTTGACCCCGTTATTCATAAGCACACTCTCACGGGCGTTCTCCCCCCAGCTCGGCCCTAGCTGCGCCCCGTGGAGGCTGAGCGGTCGTGCAACACTTGTACGCCGTTCAGAACCAGCGAAAGGTTCATAGGTCGTGAAGTTCCACTCCAGCTCGTCCATACCCTTGCTGTACACAGCGAGCAACTGGTTGAAACCTCTCCCGACTGACTGGGGACCGCCTTCGCCGCCGCCTAGCAGTCGCGGTGGAGGGGCGAGCATTAATGTCTCTGAGAAGTGGGCGTCACGCACGTAAAGGACGTTTAAGGCCGGAAGGTCGCCCGCGAGGAGAGACGACATCAGGTATGTGTAGTACGACGCGGAGACTGGCTGAGCACCATAGGCGCCCGGCTCAGAGGTGATTTCGTAGTGGAGGAGTGTTAAGGATGTGGAACACAGGAGTGGGACGCTTCCGGTCGGAAACGCACGGGTGACCTCGTGGATTATAGACAGTGTTTCGAGGGAGGTGGCTCGCGTTAGGATTTCATGTAGCTCTTGTGGCACAACGCCGGTGGTAAGGAGTGAAAGGTGCTTCAGAGCACGGATATTCTGAGGTGTAGAAAGGTAGGCCGCTAGCCCCCTGGCGGTGACGTTCGGGGTATCTTGCAGGGTAAGTCGCTGCAACGATGGAAACGGTGGCGACGAAGGCATGAGCTCGAAAATGGAGCTCTCCAGCCATTGCATTTCCTCTAGCTTCAGGTCTTGTAGTTGCGGGAAGCAGCCGAGCACTTGGCGCAGCAACGACGGCTCGACAGCGATCTTGGAGAGTTCCAGGACTTCGATATTTGCCCAAGGTTGCTTGTGCGGGATCGTAGAAAGGCTCCGTTCGGATCCATGAGCGTATTTCATGCGGCGAAGATCGGGGCACCTGGCCATCAATTCCACCTTGAGGAAATGCGACGCTGCATCGTCCGTGAAAACTCCAGCCGGCAGGTCGACATATCGTAAATTTGGAAGAACAGAAATTGTCCGTGCTATCTCGCTCTTGCTCGCTTCCCGTGTCATGTAGGGCATGCGCAAGGAGAGAACCAGCTCTCCTAGGTCCGTTGACTCTCTGACGGTCCGCATAAATAGCAGTAGACGTGTTCTCGGGGCATCGATAGGATCTGCATTGTGGTTTAACCATGAGGACTTCTTTCGCTTCGCGGCCAATTCGATCTCGAGTTCGCAGTAGTGGACGGCGTCGATGCGGACATGCTGATATCTACAGTCCACGACGGTGTGACGTCAGTTAGCTTTCGACTGATGGGGCTATCTTGCACGAAGCAAAATAACTCCAACCCCTATGGGCGGGAAAATAAGGACGTACAGTAATTCC is a genomic window of Coccidioides posadasii str. Silveira chromosome 3, complete sequence containing:
- a CDS encoding uncharacterized protein (EggNog:ENOG410PHIK~COG:S); protein product: MRKPLAHADVAVMDQNCGASSLVQAQQPAKFSRYRSVRRAAAPGVQRSGSSAPPPLPANPSSNCSIANSQNESIKRSMSRYRHAKPTRIVTSIPPPPPPGPLLQNRQFADIENWIDNTRMSQEASQSQAHSPDQGHGFTATSFYDAPRQALSQPSSPKIGNFSRILGRRSLDRRRENEESSPPMSAGATRPSYSRDMYSSGGEDEADSKRTRGRPENIHVPTSPLQHEQRQDSEIPPVDLQRNTREELLANERAAAVHNRPSSGKKLVKEKGGLLSRIKGIDTNGSSKAQREAREDLKNLISSPKLIDPKDLQSGFPDDTPVSAVNAGERKVLIVCNDSFINLPITPTTKVQDLLYSAANCLSEQIDPKAAILMETFKQLGIERPLRRYEHVREVLNSWDDDTQNHLEVVTAPSEDVSEGLDVRTAPRKPPKDATFHIYHSQRQGKWDKRYITIRSDGQILMAKKPGGESMNICHMSDFDIYCPQKRDYRRIKPPKKLCFVIKSQQKASMFLTSDNFAHYFSMSGSDTGCQWYNAVQQWRSWYLVSVMGEGSSNGKPETHSNANRASQPNTNRYSMESTPYQLGSFKPLVDLDALANEIAARPVTPSDESPPTSKKRSSWMATSMNNHSSTPLASAPPSPKNTSRASAQKRGRSQTTATQRDQSTVGEPFASTGLLGRTYTQRQNAMREREKEQAEQNGPFTAHGLLNNLETSIRPSDRPGQTSGKPPSGENTISSPPGRHRAKSIQQPQRPLVDLTPTYQEPPHHARKGRGVAAQPGTLLVDNATGPELCPGAIVVPSATTWRKPQRSGTMTSQVPAPEQFAPSSRGRQRSNTTRATAHHLGAAALGTSPPPPESPFISTGLLARNKLSHGQGSAQTGRGVATGSRQTNGRPLLDVSEPNRFTEGSLLRNVEHLGAGVDGYGRAPVTDREKREERTVHTGEGY
- a CDS encoding uncharacterized protein (EggNog:ENOG410Q01Z) — protein: MFTPDASLTEMEAAIRFQRLVQIGSAADYAAEFEWLRSKISRETYHASLFFVGLKDEIQNRISQCGEMPSTLEGMIRRAKQTEDQLHEERRLGELCFNCGKPGHIARNCRKKW
- a CDS encoding uncharacterized protein (EggNog:ENOG410PWEX), which codes for MYFKMANQISLLTYLQNALPAIPTNAPPVPGPNTTNGAYNANDIQTTAVWNGFNLNILLPAFQNLLAQVHLMPDPMPASPPRPITAENALRSKVSEYVFPECDEPFELLLTIWAWPTS
- a CDS encoding uncharacterized protein (EggNog:ENOG410JGF5), whose product is MPLSQVMGTWEEGLQFAPTPGYFMLDSLSPTPDHALQTHDHLEFLPLAKWMKGKDYKEQPPNYICYTIAWRIIINHRVEARETKQDLIVAPSEY
- a CDS encoding uncharacterized protein (EggNog:ENOG410PVH3), coding for MELDNVRPAEVVFKKKLFASEFSEVFLTVVRGQQCVMKVHHGRGPRRYYEPDRELDIHILESTAYRRLKERGICEQRIVPQFFGTMDKFDPKPCQPYLRTFVNDEYPPSAIFLEYIPNLEMLG
- a CDS encoding uncharacterized protein (EggNog:ENOG410PFA9~COG:S~BUSCO:5208at33183), which translates into the protein MGFFKRLRSKVKNSGRSKKSGYLDQDAYHQYCGRPARDYTKRLPPTLLHSIFASVCPHSLDDSLTSSEESVTVNDCMLCDMRDLAHCALACRAWCRVAQELLYQHVRIDAVHYCELEIELAAKRKKSSWLNHNADPIDAPRTRLLLFMRTVRESTDLGELVLSLRMPYMTREASKSEIARTISVLPNLRYVDLPAGVFTDDAASHFLKVELMARCPDLRRMKYAHGSERSLSTIPHKQPWANIEVLELSKIAVEPSLLRQVLGCFPQLQDLKLEEMQWLESSIFELMPSSPPFPSLQRLTLQDTPNVTARGLAAYLSTPQNIRALKHLSLLTTGVVPQELHEILTRATSLETLSIIHEVTRAFPTGSVPLLCSTSLTLLHYEITSEPGAYGAQPVSASYYTYLMSSLLAGDLPALNVLYVRDAHFSETLMLAPPPRLLGGGEGGPQSVGRGFNQLLAVYSKGMDELEWNFTTYEPFAGSERRTSVARPLSLHGAQLGPSWGENARESVLMNNGVNGFLAVPSDQRPKSSSGWSQKGARRDLWR
- a CDS encoding uncharacterized protein (EggNog:ENOG410PVH3); translation: MLIVKDDPERVVWIDFNRANTYDEHRITDRERAFLDEEEETVEGLKMCLEADLPKGRLKQAYIFYCT